From Camelina sativa cultivar DH55 chromosome 20, Cs, whole genome shotgun sequence, the proteins below share one genomic window:
- the LOC104771847 gene encoding rac-like GTP-binding protein ARAC2 isoform X2 → MSTARFIKCVTVGDGAVGKTCMLISYTSNTFPTDYVPTVFDNFSANVVVDGSTVNLGLWDTAGQEDYNRLRPLSYRGADVFLLAFSLISKASYENIHKKWLPELKHYAPSIPIVLVGTKLDLRDDKQFLKDHPGAASITTAQGEELRKMIGAVRYLECSSKTQQSLIQQ, encoded by the exons ATGAGCACAGCAAGATTCATCAAGTGTGTGACTGTCGGAGATGGAGCAGTGGGAAAGACTTGTATGCTCATTTCATACACCAGCAATACTTTTCCTACG GATTATGTTCCAACAGTCTTCGACAACTTCAGTGCGAATGTGGTGGTCGATGGGAGTACTGTGAACCTTGGCCTGTGGGATACGGCCG GGCAGGAAGATTATAATAGGCTTAGGCCTTTGAGTTACAGAGGAGCAGATGTGTTTTTATTAGCTTTTTCCCTAATTAGCAAAGCCAGTTACGAGAATATTCATAAAAAG TGGCTTCCGGAGCTGAAACATTATGCGCCTAGCATCCCCATTGTGCTCGTCGGAACAAAATTAG ATTTGAGGGATGACAAGCAGTTCTTGAAAGATCATCCAGGAGCAGCTTCTATAACAACTGCTCAG GGAGAAGAATTAAGAAAGATGATTGGAGCCGTAAGGTACTTAGAGtgcagctccaaaacccaacaG TCTTTGATACAGCAATAA
- the LOC104771847 gene encoding rac-like GTP-binding protein ARAC2 isoform X1, which produces MSTARFIKCVTVGDGAVGKTCMLISYTSNTFPTDYVPTVFDNFSANVVVDGSTVNLGLWDTAGQEDYNRLRPLSYRGADVFLLAFSLISKASYENIHKKWLPELKHYAPSIPIVLVGTKLDLRDDKQFLKDHPGAASITTAQGEELRKMIGAVRYLECSSKTQQNVKAVFDTAIRVALRPPKAKKKIKPLKTKRSRLCVFL; this is translated from the exons ATGAGCACAGCAAGATTCATCAAGTGTGTGACTGTCGGAGATGGAGCAGTGGGAAAGACTTGTATGCTCATTTCATACACCAGCAATACTTTTCCTACG GATTATGTTCCAACAGTCTTCGACAACTTCAGTGCGAATGTGGTGGTCGATGGGAGTACTGTGAACCTTGGCCTGTGGGATACGGCCG GGCAGGAAGATTATAATAGGCTTAGGCCTTTGAGTTACAGAGGAGCAGATGTGTTTTTATTAGCTTTTTCCCTAATTAGCAAAGCCAGTTACGAGAATATTCATAAAAAG TGGCTTCCGGAGCTGAAACATTATGCGCCTAGCATCCCCATTGTGCTCGTCGGAACAAAATTAG ATTTGAGGGATGACAAGCAGTTCTTGAAAGATCATCCAGGAGCAGCTTCTATAACAACTGCTCAG GGAGAAGAATTAAGAAAGATGATTGGAGCCGTAAGGTACTTAGAGtgcagctccaaaacccaacaG AATGTGAAAGCAGTCTTTGATACAGCAATAAGAGTAGCTTTGAGGCCACcaaaggcaaagaagaagataaagccATTGAAGACTAAGAGATCAAGATTATGCGTTTTCCTCTAA
- the LOC104771849 gene encoding WUSCHEL-related homeobox 8-like translates to MSSSSNKNWPSMFKSKPCNNNHHHHQHESGSSSYMHYSNCNISSSFSSDRVPDPKPRWNPKPEQIRILESIFNSGIVNPPREEIQRIRIRLQEYGQIGDANVFYWFQNRKSRAKHKLRVHHKSPKTSKKDKIISPGIDADHCFGLVNQETGFFPVQNNEMVVTQPAGYPSSVQNDLSVAQSGFGFGDFVVPVVMEEGVAFPENDESLDKIPAINFSGGDGNGGGDCFSPLPLTTNQSQERAIVFHGGENVEDCVSPDKLTVFINDMLFKVAAGLFNVKEAFGNDAILINSFGQPILTDENGVTFHSLQNGAVYYLI, encoded by the exons ATGTCATCCTCCTCAAACAAAAACTGGCCAAGCATGTTCAAATCCAAACCTTGCAacaataatcatcatcatcatcaacatgaAAGTGGTTCTTCATCTTACATGCACTACTCTAATTGcaacatatcttcttccttctcctcag ATCGTGTACCAGATCCTAAACCGAGATGGAACCCTAAACCTGAACAGATTCGGATACTCGAATCAATCTTTAATTCTGGTATTGTTAACCCACCGAGAGAGGAGATCCAAAGGATCCGGATCCGGCTACAAGAATACGGTCAAATCGGCGACGCTAACGTGTTTTACTGGTTTCAAAACCGGAAATCTCGAGCAAAACACAAACTTCGTGTTCATCACAAAAGCCCTAAAACGTCAAAGAAGGACAAGATCATAAGTCCTGGTATCGATGCTGAtcattgttttggtttggttaaccAAGAAACCGGTTTCTTTCCGGTTCAAAACAATGAAATGGTGGTAACCCAACCTGCCGGTTATCCATCCTCCGTTCAAAATGATCTAAGCGTGGCTCAGTCAGGGTTTGgttttggtgattttgttgTACCGGTGGTAATGGAAGAAGGTGTGGCATTCCCCGAGAACGACGAAAGCTTGGATAAGATTCCGGCAATCAATTTTTCCGGTGGAGATGGAAACGGCGGCGGAGATTGTTTTTCTCCTCTTCCATTGACCACAAATCAATCTCAAG AACGAGCTATAGTATTTCATGGTGGTGAAAACGTCGAAGATTGTGTTTCTCCAGATAAATTGACCGTATTTATTAACGACATGCTTTTCAAAGTGGCTGCGGGATTGTTCAACGTTAAGGAAGCTTTTGGAAACGATGCTATTTTGATCAACTCTTTTGGCCAGCCTATTCTTACAGATGAAAATGGTGTTACTTTTCATTCTCTCCAAAACGGTGCCGTTTATTATCTT ATATAG
- the LOC104771851 gene encoding uncharacterized protein LOC104771851, which yields MMTDLFLQSARRTAGLCHPDCERANNAREDYDESEHAAMVAVNLISSARVILKLDSAFTEYSAQYLVDNAGKEDVQGESFTIENVIRYMEEHVQTKMEDRQSEIDQERRQLTVKDCLECAFKNGLPTRGLWGHLGCTFKAPPFACHIPRVPMKGEVIEAENLDAAVKLLMKQPVGARLHLFSPEIDRVGEEGLYEGPSGDGTRYVGLRDVMIVAVERIDGSPVVTVKLCYKKKTSFVKVSARLVLLPLNGDDESQVKEPTGLLVDFCAPRFSIN from the exons ATGATGACCGATCTGTTTTTACAATCTGCTAGAAGAACTGCTGGCCTCTGTCATCCTGATTGCGAACGAGCAAACAATGCGCGAGAAGATTACG ATGAATCTGAACATGCAGCTATGGTAGCGGTGAATCTGATTAGCTCTGCACGTGTTATCCTCAAGCTCGACTCTGCGTTTACTGAGTACTCAGCTCAGTATTTGGTGGATAACGCTGGCAAGGAAGACGTGCAGGGAGAAAGCTTCACTATCGAAAACGTTATTCGGTACATGGAAGAACATGTTCAGACCAAGATGGAGGATAGGCAGAGTGAAATTGATCAAGAACGCCGTCAGCTCACTGTCAAAGACTGCCTTGAATGTGCTTTCAAAAATGGGTTGCCGACAAGAGGACTTTGGGGACATTTGGGATGCACCTTCAAGGCTCCTCCATTTGCTTGTCACATACCTCGTGTTCCCATGAAAGGAGAAGTGATTGAGGCTGAGAATTTGGATGCAGCAGTGAAGCTGTTGATGAAACAACCTGTGGGAGCGAGACTGCATCTGTTCAGTCCAGAGATCGATCGTGTTGGAGAGGAG GGACTATATGAAGGCCCTTCAGGTGATGGAACACGATATGTTGGGCTTAGAGATGTGATGATAGTTGCTGTGGAGAGGATCGACGGAAGTCCTGTTGTGACTGTGAAGCTATGCTACAAGAAGAAGACTTCGTTTGTCAAAGTGTCTGCGAGACTTGTGCTTCTCCCGCTTAATGGTGATGACGAGTCTCAGGTCAAAGAGCCAACAGGTCTGCTTGTTGACTTCTGTGCCCCGCGCTTCTCTATCAACTAA
- the LOC104771854 gene encoding 28 kDa heat- and acid-stable phosphoprotein-like, whose translation MGRGKFKGKPTGQRRFSSAADILAGTSAARPRSFKQKEAEYEEDVENESEEESEEESEDDADVKKKGTEAVIEVDNPNRVRPKTLKARDLDASKTTELSRREREELEKQRAHERYMRLQEQGKTDQARKDLDRLALIRQQREEAAKKREEEKAARDAKKVEGRK comes from the exons ATGGGAAGAGGCAAGTTCAAGGGTAAACCTACCGGCCAACGCCGATTCTCCAGTGCTGCTGATATTC TTGCTGGTACTTCTGCTGCACGTCCTCGATCATTCAAACAG AAAGAAGCTGAATACGAAGAAGATGTTGAAAACGAGTCAGAAGAGGAATCTGAAGAAGAGTCCGAAGATGATGCTGAT gtgaagaagaaaggaactGAAGCGGTAATTGAGGTTGATAACCCTAACAGAGTAAGACCAAAGACCTTAAAAGCAAGAGACCTCGAT GCTAGTAAAACCACTGAACTCTCAAGGCGTGAAAG aGAAGAGCTTGAGAAGCAGCGAGCTCATGAGCGATACATGAGGCTGCAAGAGCAAGGCAAGACCGATCAAGCAAGGAAGGACTTGg ATCGTTTGGCTCTGATTCGCcaacagagagaagaagctgCCAAGAAGCGAGAAGAGGAAAAAGCCG CAAGAGACGCTAAGAAAGTCGAAGGGCGCAAATGA